The window CCTGAAGGAGTTCGGATTGGAAGCCGATGACCGAGATTCCGGCGGCGACGTGGGTGAAGAAGACCACCCAGAGGACGACGAAGCTTCCCGACATTATGTAGGGCAGCAGGGGCTGACGCGCCGGTTTGACCTTTGCGCCGGAGCTCCCGGGATCGGGCTCCGGCGTGTCCGGGTTGCGCAGCACCAGGCTGCACGGGACCAGGACCACCGCGAAGAAGACTCCCAGCAGGAGGAAGACGAGCGGGAGTTCCCCGCCGGTGATGGCGACGAAGAACGGACCCACGATCTTGCTCAACACGAGAGCTCCGATGCCGAAGCCCATCACCACCGTACCCGTCGCCAGTCCTCGCCGCCGCGGGAACCACTTCGCCACCGTCACGACCGGCGTGACGTAGCCTGCCCCGATGCCGATGCCTCCGAGGACCCCGTAGCCGAGGTAGAAGAGATCGATGTCGCCCATCTCGAGCGCCAGGGCCGCGACCAGGTATCCGACCGCGAAACATCCGCTGCCCACGAGCGCGAGCGCGCGCGGTCCCATGCGCGGCAGCACGAGCCCGCCCACTCCAGCGGAAAGGCCCCAGAAGAACATGGCGACCGCGAACGCGGTCACGGTCTCGGTGCTGCTCCATCCGTATTCTCGCGAGAGCATGGTCTGGAAGAAGCTCCAGGCGTATACGGTGCCGAAGCCGGTATGAAGGAGGGTGCAGCAGGCTCCTATGGCGTACCTTGGCGTCTTTGAGAACGGGATGGCCATCTAGCGGTCCGTGCCGCTCTCCGTCTCCGACTCGCCATCCGATGCGGATGGGCCCTCCGAGGACAGGCGCTCCTCTTCGACGCCTGACGCGGACGCGCTCTCAACGGACGCGGCGAGCGGGTCCTTCAGATGGAGCATGACCCGGGCGATGTCTCCGGCTTCGTCGTCGCGGTCGAGGATCTTCTCGTCGCCGGTCGCCCCGCCTCCTGCGAGCAGACCTGCGAAGCCGATCAGATCGCGGAGCGGCTTCGCGGTGAAGTTCACGAACCAGAAGGAAAGGAGAGTGCCTATGACGAGTATGATTCCGAAGAGGAACATCTGCTGCCCCACCGCCCGCTGGATCTTCACCTCGACGAGCTCGAGATCCATGCCCAGGTGGACGGTGCCCGCCACACCGGAAAGGATGGGGCTGCCTACCTCGATGAAGTTGCCGAGTCCGGGAAGATTCCTCTCGGTCGTCGACAGGTCGTGCGGGTCGCTCGCCAGGATCTCCGCCGGTATGCCGGGCACGAAAGTGTGTGCCAGGTACTCGCCGGTGTCGCTCGTGACGTAGATGTAGCGCACGGTTTCGGTCTGGGCGAACTGGTCGATGAGCGACTGGAGCGTGGCGAGATTCCGATTCAGGAGGATGTCGACGCTGGAATCGGCGATGTTCTGGACGATGCTGCGGCTGCTGCTCAGGTATTCCTCCCTGATCTGCGTCTGTATCGTGGTGATCGAGATAGCGGAGACCGATAGCACCACGACCGCGAAAAGCGCGAAGAAGGAGAACCTGGTCGCTCGGAAGAGTTTCTGGGTGCTCATTGGCCCTCGACGTCGGAGGGAGCGCCGGCCGGATCTTCCCTGAGAGCCGTCCATTCCGCCACCTTGGATTCCCAGTCCTCCAGCGGCACGAAGCGGTCGCCGTCCACGACCGTGTAGTAGATGCCTTGCAGCCCCTGGCGGCGCTCGGCTCCGAACGACACCTGCTCGCCGACTCCGAGGTCGTAGTCGTTCACGGCGAACACGGCTTCTTCAAGCCGGGAACGGTCGAGGTCGTCTCCCATGAGCCGAAGGATCTCGATGATCATCCTGGCGTTCAGGAAGCCTTCGAGACTCACGAAACTCCGGGCGAAGGGCGTGTACGGCTCTCCCTCCGTTATGCGCTCCACCTCCGGCGGGGGAGGATCGTACAGATCCATCATCTCGTGGTATTCGCGCACGGCCGGCAGCGCCCGGTCCTCGTAGCTGGGGACGACCTGGGAGTTGACCAGGAAGCGGGAATATTCGGAAGGATCCCCTCCCCCGCCCTGGAGAAGCTCGAGAAGATTCTCGCTGCCCACGAAAGAGAGGTTGGCGACGGGAACGCGAAGCCCGAGATCGACCGCGTCTCGCGCAAGGGCGGCGCAGGCGGCGTAGGCTCCGACGCAGATCACCGCGTCGGGGTTGCTCGAACGTAGGATCTCGACCTGCGACCTCATGCCGGTGCTGAACCGGCTGCCGCGCCGATAGGTCGCCTCACCGACTATCGTGCCGCCGTAGCGGGACAACGCCGCTCTGACACCGGCCCAGCCGCTGCGACCGTAGGCGTCGTTCTGGTAGAAGACGGCTATGCGACGAAGACCGTGTCGGACGAAGCTGTCGACGAGCCCGGCGGTTTCCTGGCGGTAGGAGGCGCGCAGATTGAATGCGAACTCGCCGTAGGGCGGCTCCCGCTGCGGTTCGGCTCCCGTAAAGGGGAAGAAGAGAAAGACGCCCCGG is drawn from Gemmatimonadota bacterium and contains these coding sequences:
- a CDS encoding OFA family MFS transporter; this translates as MAIPFSKTPRYAIGACCTLLHTGFGTVYAWSFFQTMLSREYGWSSTETVTAFAVAMFFWGLSAGVGGLVLPRMGPRALALVGSGCFAVGYLVAALALEMGDIDLFYLGYGVLGGIGIGAGYVTPVVTVAKWFPRRRGLATGTVVMGFGIGALVLSKIVGPFFVAITGGELPLVFLLLGVFFAVVLVPCSLVLRNPDTPEPDPGSSGAKVKPARQPLLPYIMSGSFVVLWVVFFTHVAAGISVIGFQSELLQEIWGLADPALDSIVLAEYGATLIAVSSVCNGLGRLFWAWLSDRIGRVAVYRVLLGSQLIVFGLLMSQTNPWIFGALVCYVLLCYGGGWATMPSLIIEVFGSVNMPKIYGGVLTGAAAAGVVGPLIVGYFKDIYPDRAVMYCLLLGILMLGAGYVVSFLLSDERMRLGRPTIARTLARQGIAAPAAGGPHG
- a CDS encoding ABC transporter substrate-binding protein, translated to MAAAPFGRYLDVLGKPSQDGEIVLGVSAAFSGPSRALGTELYRGSMAYFSHVNENGGVNGRRITLKLLDDGYQPEPCVANTLSLLQDDSVFLLFGYVGTPTVTRALPLLKRFRDRGVFLFFPFTGAEPQREPPYGEFAFNLRASYRQETAGLVDSFVRHGLRRIAVFYQNDAYGRSGWAGVRAALSRYGGTIVGEATYRRGSRFSTGMRSQVEILRSSNPDAVICVGAYAACAALARDAVDLGLRVPVANLSFVGSENLLELLQGGGGDPSEYSRFLVNSQVVPSYEDRALPAVREYHEMMDLYDPPPPEVERITEGEPYTPFARSFVSLEGFLNARMIIEILRLMGDDLDRSRLEEAVFAVNDYDLGVGEQVSFGAERRQGLQGIYYTVVDGDRFVPLEDWESKVAEWTALREDPAGAPSDVEGQ